The following proteins are encoded in a genomic region of Micromonospora olivasterospora:
- a CDS encoding cytidylyltransferase domain-containing protein, translating to MTRIVGVVQARMGSSRLPGKVLRPLAGRSVLGRVVRAAAEGGVLADLVVATSTDPADDAVVAECARLAVACHRGPVDDVLDRFVGALDRHPADAVMRFTADCPLLDPEIVRLVADVYRAVPGLDYVSTSIARTLPRGLDAEIIRADTLRTLQRIATDHHRVHVTSYAYTHPELFRVLGVTLTPDRSALRLTLDTEEDWALVRAATDHFGDVSVPLATLADWLDGQPALRALNASVRQKRLEES from the coding sequence GTGACCAGGATCGTCGGGGTCGTGCAGGCGCGGATGGGCTCGTCCCGGCTGCCCGGCAAGGTGCTGCGGCCGCTGGCCGGCCGCTCGGTGCTCGGGCGGGTGGTCCGCGCCGCCGCCGAGGGCGGGGTGCTCGCCGACCTGGTGGTCGCCACCAGCACCGACCCGGCGGACGACGCCGTGGTCGCGGAGTGCGCCCGGCTCGCCGTGGCCTGCCACCGGGGACCGGTCGACGACGTGCTCGACCGGTTCGTCGGCGCGCTGGACCGGCACCCCGCCGACGCGGTCATGCGGTTCACCGCCGACTGCCCGCTGCTGGACCCGGAGATCGTCCGGCTGGTCGCCGACGTGTACCGGGCGGTGCCGGGGCTCGACTACGTCAGCACCTCGATCGCGCGTACGCTGCCCCGCGGGCTGGACGCGGAGATCATCCGGGCCGACACGCTGCGTACGCTGCAGCGGATCGCCACCGACCACCACCGGGTGCACGTGACGTCGTACGCGTACACCCACCCGGAGCTGTTCCGGGTGCTCGGGGTGACGCTCACGCCGGACCGTTCCGCCCTGCGGCTCACCCTCGACACCGAGGAGGACTGGGCGCTGGTCCGGGCGGCGACCGACCACTTCGGCGACGTCAGCGTGCCGCTGGCCACGCTCGCCGACTGGCTGGACGGTCAGCCGGCGCTGCGCGCCCTGAACGCCTCGGTGCGGCAGAAGCGGCTGGAGGAGTCCTGA
- a CDS encoding class I SAM-dependent methyltransferase, with amino-acid sequence MTTETAPRIALPGGEMLAWSDLPEQRLPGGGPLAALAERVVPAGARVLLAGPHDPALVERLAHARVTCLLRSWPDGVALADRAGGGVSVVVGGPGGLPAGEAFDVVIAACGLDAIESVEGTRVGWDGLLERLAGALAPGGALLLRLDNPAGLDRLVAATPWYAGRDDADWVLGGALDAGRPANLDQLRDRLAGAGLATAGCFAAYPGAAAPTALVDAAALAGRGTSGLFDAVLHGACAGGFAGRPVLRDPARLAVDALHAGLGAALAPGWLVLARRGNDAPEGLPAGTATGLPVALVQTGPPGIGVVEVVASAVGWRWRVGGPVTATPDAPFATREAAWRDPSALTGPVPEGRLLRTVLLDTCLRRDLDALRRLLRGYADWLAGHADHAGRLGGAMALASPDNVVVADAAGPAPVFAVLDPSWRAADGWPVDVALARGLWRFAAALTTGGYAHPWPSTLDVAGLTVVLGGAAGRELDRVAVAAAVDAEVAVTAALRGLDGTARHALAEELRAVEPTAPPPGLDSHQQLREAWLRQKDELTRLAALLRWTEDLLTSRERALRRAEATINLLSGSLSYRVGRLAIAPARLAKRGARAAKRRARTALEQRRAAGDQPVRAGEERQ; translated from the coding sequence TTGACGACTGAGACCGCGCCCCGGATCGCCCTGCCCGGCGGGGAGATGCTGGCCTGGTCGGACCTGCCCGAGCAGCGGCTGCCCGGCGGCGGGCCACTCGCGGCGCTCGCCGAGCGGGTGGTGCCGGCGGGCGCGCGGGTGCTGCTGGCCGGCCCGCACGATCCGGCCCTGGTCGAGCGGCTGGCCCACGCGCGGGTGACCTGCCTGCTGCGCAGCTGGCCGGACGGGGTGGCCCTGGCCGACCGGGCCGGCGGCGGGGTCTCCGTCGTGGTCGGCGGCCCCGGTGGGCTGCCCGCCGGCGAGGCTTTCGACGTGGTGATCGCCGCCTGCGGGCTGGACGCGATCGAGTCGGTGGAGGGGACCCGGGTCGGCTGGGACGGCCTGCTGGAGCGGCTGGCCGGCGCGCTCGCCCCGGGCGGGGCCCTGCTGCTGCGGCTGGACAATCCCGCCGGGCTGGACCGGCTGGTCGCCGCCACCCCCTGGTACGCCGGGCGCGACGACGCCGACTGGGTGCTCGGCGGGGCGCTGGACGCGGGGCGGCCGGCCAACCTCGACCAGCTCCGGGACCGGCTGGCCGGGGCAGGGCTGGCCACGGCCGGATGCTTCGCCGCGTACCCCGGCGCGGCCGCGCCGACGGCGCTGGTGGACGCCGCCGCGCTCGCCGGCCGCGGCACGTCGGGGCTGTTCGACGCGGTGCTGCACGGCGCGTGCGCCGGCGGCTTCGCCGGCCGGCCGGTGCTCCGGGACCCGGCGCGGCTGGCGGTCGACGCGCTGCACGCCGGCCTCGGCGCCGCGCTCGCGCCCGGGTGGCTGGTGCTGGCGCGGCGCGGGAACGACGCCCCGGAGGGGCTGCCCGCGGGGACCGCGACGGGGCTGCCGGTGGCGCTCGTGCAGACCGGGCCGCCCGGGATCGGCGTGGTCGAGGTGGTGGCGTCGGCCGTGGGCTGGCGGTGGCGGGTCGGCGGGCCGGTGACGGCGACGCCGGACGCGCCGTTCGCCACCCGCGAGGCGGCCTGGCGCGACCCGTCCGCGCTGACCGGGCCGGTGCCCGAGGGACGGCTGCTGCGTACGGTGCTGCTCGACACCTGCCTGCGCCGGGACCTCGACGCCCTGCGCCGGCTGCTGCGCGGGTACGCGGACTGGCTCGCCGGGCACGCCGACCACGCCGGCCGGCTCGGCGGCGCGATGGCCCTGGCCTCGCCCGACAACGTCGTGGTGGCCGACGCCGCCGGCCCGGCGCCGGTCTTCGCGGTGCTCGACCCGAGCTGGCGGGCCGCCGACGGGTGGCCGGTCGACGTGGCGCTGGCCCGGGGTCTGTGGCGGTTCGCCGCCGCCCTGACCACCGGCGGGTACGCCCACCCCTGGCCGTCCACGCTGGACGTGGCCGGGCTGACGGTGGTGCTCGGCGGGGCGGCCGGCCGGGAGCTGGACCGGGTGGCCGTGGCGGCGGCCGTCGACGCGGAGGTCGCCGTCACGGCGGCGCTGCGCGGGCTCGACGGTACGGCGCGGCACGCCCTCGCCGAGGAACTGCGGGCGGTCGAGCCGACCGCGCCGCCGCCCGGGCTGGACAGCCACCAGCAGCTGCGCGAGGCGTGGCTGCGGCAGAAGGACGAGCTGACCCGGCTGGCGGCCCTGCTGCGCTGGACCGAGGACCTGCTGACCTCGCGGGAGCGGGCGCTGCGCCGGGCCGAGGCCACGATCAACCTGCTCAGCGGCTCGCTCAGCTACCGGGTCGGCCGGCTCGCCATCGCCCCGGCTCGGCTGGCGAAGCGGGGCGCCCGGGCGGCGAAGCGGCGGGCGAGGACGGCGCTGGAGCAGCGCCGCGCGGCCGGGGATCAGCCTGTCAGGGCCGGCGAGGAGCGGCAGTGA
- a CDS encoding GNAT family N-acetyltransferase, whose amino-acid sequence MSATATRAADRLRPAGDADLATILRWRNHPRVREVSLTRHEISPAEHAAWWAVVRADPDRRLLVHEHRGEPCGVVTFSGVASREKALTWGFYLDVEGLDARGRLMPAWLSLERAAIAYAFDSLGARTLGGETLATNRPVLALHRRFGFEIVRRYERDVDGTPHRVVWTELSRRP is encoded by the coding sequence ATGAGCGCGACCGCGACCCGGGCCGCCGACCGCCTCCGCCCGGCCGGGGACGCCGACCTGGCGACGATCCTGCGCTGGCGCAACCACCCGCGGGTCCGCGAGGTCAGCCTCACCCGGCACGAGATCAGCCCGGCCGAGCACGCCGCCTGGTGGGCGGTGGTACGCGCCGACCCGGACCGGCGGCTGCTGGTGCACGAGCACCGGGGCGAGCCCTGCGGAGTGGTCACCTTCTCCGGGGTGGCCAGCCGGGAAAAGGCGCTGACCTGGGGCTTCTACCTCGACGTCGAGGGGCTGGACGCGCGCGGGCGGCTCATGCCGGCGTGGCTGTCGCTGGAGCGGGCGGCCATCGCGTACGCCTTCGACAGCCTCGGCGCGCGGACCCTCGGCGGGGAGACGCTGGCCACCAACCGACCGGTGCTGGCACTGCACCGGCGCTTCGGATTCGAGATCGTCCGGCGCTACGAGCGGGACGTCGACGGCACTCCGCACCGGGTGGTGTGGACGGAACTGAGCAGGAGACCATGA
- a CDS encoding alpha-ketoglutarate-dependent dioxygenase AlkB gives MLDLAVDEPSLGALAGLRRHPLSRGAWVDHLPGWVLGSDRVLEALLAEVPWRAERRTMYDTEVDVPRLLCWYAAHRPLPHPVLTRARAALTAHYAPELGEPFVTAGMCLYRDGRDSVAWHGDTLGRSAHTDTMVAIVSFGSPRPLLLRPRGGGPSLRFPLGHGDLVVLGGSCQRTWEHAIPKTTRAVGPRVSVQFRPAGVA, from the coding sequence ATGCTCGACCTCGCCGTCGACGAGCCGTCCCTCGGCGCCCTCGCCGGCCTGCGCCGGCACCCGCTGAGCCGGGGCGCCTGGGTCGACCACCTCCCCGGCTGGGTGCTCGGCTCCGACCGGGTGCTGGAGGCGCTGCTCGCCGAGGTGCCCTGGCGGGCCGAGCGCCGCACCATGTACGACACCGAGGTCGACGTGCCCCGGCTGCTGTGCTGGTACGCCGCCCACCGGCCGCTGCCCCACCCGGTGCTCACGCGGGCCCGGGCGGCGCTGACCGCGCACTACGCGCCCGAGCTGGGCGAGCCGTTCGTGACCGCCGGGATGTGCCTGTACCGGGACGGCCGCGACAGCGTCGCCTGGCACGGGGACACTCTCGGTCGCTCCGCGCACACCGACACCATGGTGGCCATCGTCTCGTTCGGTTCGCCCCGGCCGCTGCTGCTGCGCCCGCGCGGCGGCGGGCCGAGCCTGCGCTTCCCGCTCGGCCACGGCGATCTCGTCGTGCTGGGCGGCTCCTGCCAGCGCACCTGGGAGCACGCGATCCCGAAGACGACCCGCGCGGTGGGCCCGCGGGTCAGTGTCCAGTTCCGTCCCGCCGGCGTCGCCTGA
- a CDS encoding acyltransferase family protein, protein MTSAPAVRADAPARPANRLPSLTGLRWVAALLVFGYHVGTMRVVAEPEHQAVVDWAFTLGLSGVEFFFILSGFVLVWSARDGERRRDFWRRRLAKVYPNHLLMWAVVLLTGVWLFAEPVNVRAAVENLLLVQAWDPTPGYFYSVNSVSWSLSCELFFYLCLPFALPLVRRARTGALWAVVVAVPLLILALWPGQRLVPQESTWWFTQIFPVVRSLEFWMGVAAAELLRRGRWRGPGLTAASLIFAATWVVAAQWVRAELWAALLAAAYLLVITAAADADVRGARTPWRTRPMVWLGEVSFAFYLVHVFVMITVLRLAGRLGAGLPGWWGPLAAVGFLLVNLGLAALLHRFVEVPLTRRLGRPRRPRPPSAGPAGPPSRRRRSRARASAPASTSPSRSADRPRPAERPRVPAHRPSVLWSCPVCAPGDGSAPGRCPRGLRRPAAAPGRCPACAGSSICGRGGPSGVGLTTVEPRRAGHADAPGVRAPHGRRR, encoded by the coding sequence ATGACCAGCGCCCCCGCCGTCCGCGCCGACGCGCCGGCCCGCCCGGCGAACCGGCTACCCTCGTTGACCGGGCTGCGCTGGGTCGCGGCCCTGCTGGTCTTCGGCTACCACGTCGGCACGATGCGGGTCGTCGCCGAGCCCGAGCACCAGGCCGTCGTCGACTGGGCGTTCACCCTCGGCCTGTCCGGGGTGGAGTTCTTCTTCATCCTCAGCGGCTTCGTGCTGGTCTGGTCGGCCCGGGACGGGGAGCGCCGACGGGACTTCTGGCGCCGCCGGCTCGCCAAGGTCTACCCCAACCACCTGCTGATGTGGGCGGTGGTGCTGTTGACCGGGGTCTGGCTGTTCGCCGAGCCGGTGAACGTCCGCGCCGCCGTGGAGAACCTGCTGCTCGTCCAGGCCTGGGACCCGACCCCGGGGTACTTCTACAGCGTCAACTCGGTGAGCTGGTCGCTCTCCTGCGAGCTGTTCTTCTACCTCTGCCTGCCGTTCGCGTTGCCGCTGGTGCGGCGGGCGCGCACCGGGGCGCTGTGGGCGGTGGTCGTCGCGGTGCCCCTGCTGATCCTGGCGCTCTGGCCCGGCCAGCGCCTGGTGCCGCAGGAGAGCACCTGGTGGTTCACCCAGATCTTCCCGGTCGTGCGCTCGCTGGAGTTCTGGATGGGCGTCGCCGCGGCCGAGCTGCTGCGCCGGGGCCGCTGGCGGGGCCCCGGGCTCACGGCGGCCAGCCTGATCTTCGCGGCCACCTGGGTCGTCGCCGCCCAGTGGGTCCGCGCCGAGCTCTGGGCGGCGCTGCTCGCCGCGGCGTACCTGCTGGTCATCACGGCCGCGGCCGACGCGGACGTGCGCGGCGCGCGGACGCCCTGGCGCACCCGCCCGATGGTCTGGCTCGGCGAGGTCTCCTTCGCCTTCTACCTGGTGCACGTCTTCGTCATGATCACCGTCCTGCGGCTCGCCGGCCGGCTCGGCGCGGGCCTGCCCGGCTGGTGGGGGCCGCTGGCCGCGGTCGGGTTCCTGCTGGTGAACCTGGGGCTGGCCGCGCTGCTGCACCGCTTCGTCGAGGTGCCCCTGACCCGCCGGCTCGGCCGGCCCCGGCGGCCCCGGCCCCCGAGCGCCGGGCCCGCGGGCCCGCCGTCGCGCCGCCGCCGGTCCCGCGCCCGCGCGAGCGCCCCCGCGAGTACGTCGCCCTCCCGGAGCGCTGACCGCCCCCGTCCCGCCGAGCGTCCACGCGTGCCGGCCCACCGACCGTCGGTGCTGTGGAGCTGCCCCGTCTGTGCGCCCGGAGACGGTTCGGCGCCCGGACGGTGCCCCCGGGGGCTGCGCCGGCCCGCCGCTGCGCCCGGGCGCTGCCCCGCTTGTGCGGGCAGCTCCATATGCGGCCGAGGTGGCCCGTCCGGGGTTGGACTGACAACCGTCGAGCCGCGACGGGCGGGACACGCCGACGCGCCCGGCGTCCGTGCGCCGCACGGTCGGCGACGGTAG
- a CDS encoding glycosyltransferase family 39 protein → MPAGRLTARRAGRALADLPRRHLGLVLLLAAGLALRVAMMVAYRPALWFQGDSGGYIRRSQQWPELEPRWPFPWLIKAFEWTGTLASVAAVQHLAGLALGVAAYLLLRRLGVGPWLAALAAAPLLLDATQLTLEHYLLTETLFTAAVAVAALLLVRRERPGPATCLGAGVAVALGMATRPTGIVAVAPLLVFLALPWRGWPPPVAYLLGIVAFFGAVFVGTGTVRDALGLEGGKFLYGRTAQIADCDRLELRPGLRKLCPTQPLDQRPERPDWFIWTRDSPIRNAERPADLDEFAREVIRQQPGDYLAKVASDTARYFWPTRLGPAEACLASLWRPRLAPTNWAADYDCTPRTAGADYRWQPTPSRDVEPNAASRIMQAYGRYAVTPPPVLAAATLIALLGAAWPRRGGLRLSMIALLYAAIGAGIMVFSVATSMFDLRYGLPALAFLPIAAAVGWQRLRSAWTDRPPPVDSGSERLAPTAESNGKHDEATGDRGHGVVAVPQRG, encoded by the coding sequence GTGCCTGCTGGACGCCTGACCGCCCGGCGGGCCGGTCGCGCCCTCGCCGACCTGCCGCGTCGGCACCTCGGACTGGTCCTGCTGCTGGCCGCAGGGCTCGCGCTGCGCGTCGCGATGATGGTCGCGTACCGGCCGGCGCTCTGGTTCCAGGGCGACTCGGGCGGATACATCCGCAGGTCGCAGCAGTGGCCCGAGCTGGAGCCCCGCTGGCCGTTCCCGTGGCTGATCAAGGCGTTCGAGTGGACCGGCACGCTCGCCTCGGTGGCGGCGGTGCAGCACCTCGCCGGGCTCGCCCTGGGCGTCGCGGCGTACCTGCTGCTGCGCCGGCTCGGGGTGGGGCCGTGGCTGGCCGCACTCGCCGCGGCGCCCCTGCTGCTCGACGCCACCCAGCTGACGCTGGAGCACTACCTGCTCACCGAGACCCTGTTCACCGCGGCGGTGGCCGTCGCCGCCCTGCTGCTGGTCCGGCGGGAACGGCCCGGCCCGGCGACCTGCCTCGGCGCCGGGGTGGCGGTCGCGCTCGGCATGGCCACCCGGCCGACCGGCATCGTCGCCGTCGCCCCGCTGCTGGTGTTCCTCGCGCTGCCGTGGCGCGGCTGGCCGCCGCCGGTGGCGTACCTGCTGGGCATCGTCGCGTTCTTCGGCGCGGTGTTCGTCGGCACCGGCACGGTCCGCGACGCGCTCGGCCTGGAGGGCGGGAAGTTCCTCTACGGCCGGACCGCGCAGATCGCCGACTGCGATCGGCTGGAGCTGCGCCCCGGCCTGCGCAAGCTCTGCCCGACGCAGCCGCTGGACCAGCGGCCCGAGCGGCCGGACTGGTTCATCTGGACCCGGGACAGCCCGATCCGCAACGCCGAGCGGCCCGCCGACCTCGACGAGTTCGCCCGGGAGGTGATCCGGCAACAGCCCGGCGACTACCTGGCGAAGGTGGCGTCCGACACCGCCCGGTACTTCTGGCCGACCCGGTTGGGCCCGGCGGAGGCGTGCCTGGCCAGCCTGTGGCGGCCGCGTCTCGCCCCGACCAACTGGGCGGCCGACTACGACTGCACGCCGCGCACCGCCGGCGCCGACTACCGGTGGCAGCCGACCCCGTCCCGGGACGTCGAGCCCAACGCCGCGAGCCGGATCATGCAGGCGTACGGCCGGTACGCCGTCACCCCGCCCCCCGTGCTGGCCGCGGCGACGCTGATCGCCCTGCTCGGGGCGGCGTGGCCGCGCCGGGGCGGGCTGCGGCTGAGCATGATCGCCCTGCTCTACGCGGCGATCGGCGCCGGGATCATGGTCTTCTCGGTCGCCACCTCGATGTTCGACCTCCGCTACGGGCTGCCCGCCCTGGCGTTCCTGCCGATCGCCGCGGCCGTCGGCTGGCAGCGGCTGCGGTCCGCCTGGACGGACCGGCCCCCGCCGGTCGACAGCGGATCGGAACGGCTCGCGCCCACCGCAGAAAGCAACGGGAAGCATGACGAAGCAACCGGAGATCGAGGTCACGGTGTTGTTGCCGTGCCTCAACGAGGCTGA
- the pseI gene encoding pseudaminic acid synthase translates to MTATVRIGPHAVGAGQRPFVVAEMSGNHNGDLDRALAIVDAVAASGAHALKLQTFTPDTITIDVDAPDFRISGGHELWGGERLYQLFERAHTPYEWHEPIFERARRHGLTVFSSPFDATAVRLLEELDVPAYKIASSELVDLPLIRLVASTGRPLVVSTGMATIGEIDAAVRAARDGGAGGIVLLACTASYPAPPQDSNLRRLPVLADAFGVPVGLSDHTPGIGVPVAAVALGACLIEKHVTLRRADGGVDSDFSLEPAELAELRVESERAWAALGTTAVGPTPTEREGLRFRRSLYVVADVRAGDPVTAENVRSIRPAGGLPPADLDRVLGRTFRRDVPRGTPLGWDLI, encoded by the coding sequence ATGACGGCGACAGTGAGGATCGGGCCGCACGCGGTCGGCGCCGGGCAGCGGCCCTTCGTGGTGGCCGAGATGTCGGGCAACCACAACGGCGACCTGGACCGGGCCCTGGCGATCGTGGACGCGGTCGCGGCGAGCGGGGCGCACGCGCTCAAGCTTCAGACGTTCACGCCGGACACGATCACCATCGACGTGGACGCGCCGGATTTCCGGATCTCCGGCGGGCACGAACTGTGGGGCGGCGAGCGGCTCTACCAGCTCTTCGAGCGGGCGCACACCCCGTACGAGTGGCACGAGCCGATCTTCGAGCGGGCCCGGCGCCACGGTCTCACGGTCTTCTCCTCGCCGTTCGACGCCACGGCGGTGCGGCTGCTGGAGGAGTTGGACGTCCCGGCGTACAAGATCGCCTCGTCGGAACTGGTGGACCTGCCGCTGATCCGGCTGGTGGCCAGCACCGGCAGGCCGCTGGTCGTCTCCACCGGGATGGCCACGATCGGCGAGATCGACGCGGCGGTCCGGGCCGCGCGCGACGGCGGCGCCGGCGGCATCGTCCTGCTGGCCTGCACGGCCTCCTACCCGGCGCCGCCGCAGGACAGCAACCTGCGCCGGCTGCCGGTGCTCGCCGACGCGTTCGGCGTGCCGGTCGGGCTCTCCGACCACACCCCCGGCATCGGGGTGCCGGTCGCCGCGGTCGCGCTCGGGGCCTGCCTGATCGAGAAGCACGTCACGCTGCGCCGGGCCGACGGCGGCGTGGACTCGGACTTCTCGCTGGAGCCGGCCGAGCTGGCCGAGTTGCGGGTGGAGTCCGAGCGGGCCTGGGCGGCGCTGGGCACCACGGCCGTCGGCCCCACCCCGACCGAGCGGGAGGGACTGCGCTTCCGCCGCTCCCTGTACGTGGTGGCCGACGTGCGGGCCGGCGACCCGGTGACGGCCGAGAACGTCCGCTCGATCCGGCCGGCGGGCGGGCTGCCGCCGGCCGACCTCGACCGGGTGCTCGGCCGCACGTTCCGCCGTGACGTGCCCCGGGGCACCCCGCTGGGCTGGGACCTGATCTGA
- the pseB gene encoding UDP-N-acetylglucosamine 4,6-dehydratase (inverting), with protein MSELNGSSILITGGTGSFGRTFLRHILAEADPARVVVFSRDELKQYELRQQLGDDPRLRWFVGDVRDRQRLTRAMHGVEYVVHAAALKQVDTAEYNPSEFIATNITGSQNVVDAAIDAGVRKVIALSTDKASSPINLYGATKLVGDKLFVSANHYAAHHPTRFAVVRYGNVVGSRGSVVPLFRRLAAEGRSLPVTDKRMTRFWITLDQAVRFVVDSFDQMRGGELFVPRIPSMRIMDLVAAVAPDATTHEVGIRPGEKLHEEMIAPDDSRRTVRLPDRFIVQPTIAGWGYQPPADCEPVPDGFAYQSDSNDEWLSVEGLRDMLGVAA; from the coding sequence TTGAGCGAGTTGAACGGGTCGTCCATTCTGATCACCGGCGGAACCGGCTCCTTCGGCCGCACGTTCCTGCGGCACATCCTGGCCGAGGCCGACCCGGCCCGCGTGGTGGTGTTCTCCCGGGACGAGCTCAAGCAGTACGAGCTGCGCCAACAGCTCGGCGACGACCCGCGGCTGCGCTGGTTCGTCGGCGACGTCCGGGACCGGCAGCGGCTCACCCGGGCGATGCACGGGGTCGAGTACGTGGTGCACGCCGCCGCCCTCAAGCAGGTGGACACCGCCGAGTACAACCCCTCGGAGTTCATCGCCACCAACATCACCGGCTCCCAGAACGTGGTCGACGCGGCGATCGACGCCGGCGTGCGGAAGGTCATCGCGCTCTCCACCGACAAGGCGTCCAGCCCGATCAACCTGTACGGCGCCACGAAGCTCGTCGGCGACAAGCTCTTCGTCTCGGCCAACCACTACGCCGCCCACCACCCGACCCGGTTCGCGGTGGTGCGCTACGGCAACGTCGTCGGCAGCCGCGGCTCGGTGGTGCCGTTGTTCCGCCGGCTCGCCGCCGAGGGCCGCAGCCTGCCGGTCACCGACAAGCGGATGACCCGGTTCTGGATCACGCTCGACCAGGCGGTCCGGTTCGTCGTCGACTCGTTCGACCAGATGCGCGGCGGCGAGCTGTTCGTGCCGCGCATCCCGAGCATGCGGATCATGGACCTGGTGGCGGCGGTCGCCCCGGACGCGACGACCCACGAGGTCGGCATCCGGCCGGGCGAGAAGCTGCACGAGGAGATGATCGCGCCGGACGACAGCCGCCGGACCGTGCGCCTGCCGGACCGGTTCATCGTGCAGCCGACGATCGCCGGCTGGGGCTACCAGCCGCCCGCCGACTGCGAGCCGGTGCCGGACGGGTTCGCGTACCAGTCGGACAGCAACGACGAGTGGCTCAGCGTGGAGGGGCTGCGCGACATGCTCGGGGTCGCGGCGTGA
- a CDS encoding polysaccharide pyruvyl transferase family protein gives MHKRILLRAKKGPFDVYSPEETFERNWIGENAGNLVFSHAAHKILRTATAEITSSEFRANPHDADEINERYDVFVVPLANAFRRSYAHRLVNMTRLIERLKIPVVVLGVGVQTDVKGDREYLRPIDDGVKRFVKAVLDRSHTIGVRGEITESYLRALGFSAVEVIGCPSMFLHGDNLRVEKKKATLTVEDRVALTISPYVKSMAKVIASHHRRYPNLRYIPQDLKTLGTLLFGDAPEDRGKSAAIPIHTSHPLFVEDKVRMFVDPWTWMDYLSGFDFNFGTRIHGTITALIAGTPGYLFAHDSRTLELARYFDIPHRIMKEVPADVDAIELHDEADYTALNNGHKARFETMMEFLARHDLGNSFADGDSATRFDRQVAATTYPPAVRAQTATDPAELIARIQWLRDRNDELKETVTELDGRRLRVRVRAAVGGPVRRILNR, from the coding sequence ATGCACAAGCGGATCCTGCTGCGGGCCAAGAAGGGGCCGTTCGACGTCTATTCTCCGGAGGAGACGTTCGAGCGCAACTGGATCGGCGAGAACGCGGGCAACCTCGTGTTCAGCCACGCGGCGCACAAGATCCTGCGGACGGCGACGGCGGAGATCACCTCGTCGGAGTTCCGGGCCAACCCGCACGACGCGGACGAGATCAACGAGCGGTACGACGTGTTCGTGGTGCCGCTGGCGAACGCGTTCCGGCGCAGCTACGCCCACCGGCTCGTCAACATGACCCGACTCATCGAGCGGCTCAAGATCCCGGTGGTGGTGCTGGGCGTCGGCGTGCAGACCGACGTCAAGGGCGACCGGGAGTACCTGCGCCCGATCGACGACGGGGTGAAGAGATTCGTCAAGGCGGTGCTCGACCGGTCGCACACCATCGGCGTGCGCGGCGAGATCACCGAGAGCTACCTGCGTGCGCTGGGCTTCTCCGCGGTCGAGGTGATCGGCTGCCCGTCGATGTTCCTACACGGCGACAACCTGCGCGTGGAGAAGAAGAAGGCCACGCTCACGGTCGAGGACCGGGTGGCGCTGACGATCTCCCCGTACGTCAAGTCGATGGCGAAGGTGATCGCCTCGCACCACCGGCGCTACCCGAACCTGCGGTACATCCCGCAGGACCTGAAGACCCTCGGCACGCTGCTCTTCGGCGACGCGCCGGAGGACCGGGGCAAGAGCGCGGCCATCCCGATCCACACCTCGCACCCGCTGTTCGTCGAGGACAAGGTGCGGATGTTCGTCGACCCGTGGACCTGGATGGACTACCTGTCCGGGTTCGACTTCAACTTCGGCACCCGCATCCACGGCACCATCACGGCGCTGATCGCCGGCACCCCGGGCTACCTGTTCGCGCACGACTCGCGCACCCTCGAGCTGGCCCGGTACTTCGACATCCCGCACCGGATCATGAAGGAGGTGCCGGCCGACGTCGACGCCATCGAGTTGCACGACGAGGCCGACTACACCGCGCTGAACAACGGGCACAAGGCCCGGTTCGAGACGATGATGGAGTTCCTGGCCAGGCACGACCTCGGCAACTCCTTCGCCGACGGCGACAGCGCCACCCGCTTCGACCGGCAGGTCGCCGCGACGACGTATCCCCCGGCCGTACGGGCGCAGACCGCCACCGACCCGGCGGAGCTGATCGCCCGCATCCAGTGGCTGCGCGACCGGAACGACGAACTGAAGGAGACCGTCACCGAGCTGGACGGGCGGCGGCTGCGGGTCCGGGTGCGGGCGGCGGTCGGCGGTCCGGTGCGCCGGATCCTCAACCGTTAA